A stretch of Cupriavidus necator DNA encodes these proteins:
- a CDS encoding PLP-dependent aminotransferase family protein, which produces MKRYEALAETLAADIRNGSLPPGTRLPSIRKTVAQYGVSPSTAFQAYYRLEERGLVRARERSGYYVAGPARRELPQPQARPSRQVSTQVDISKLVFAVLEGARDRELVQFGSAFPSPELFPWERLGKSLARAGRALDPWYSVNDLPPGNTALRRQIALRYLGAGAPQPAEDLIVTNGALEALNLCLMAVTQPGDVVAIESPGFYASLQALERLRLKAVEIPVDPAEGIDLGALDTALSRHPVKACWFMTQFQNPLGASMSEDKKKALVALLARHQVPLIEDDVYGELYFGNRCPLPAKAFDTQGLVMHCSSFSKTLAPGFRIGWVAPGRFGEAIQRLKLMTTLSAGVPTQVALAEYLQHGGYDKHLRKLRHVLEMQQGRMIDAIGQHFPEDVRVSRPEGGYFLWVEFAPGFDALALHHAALEAGIGLAPGPIFSARQGYRNCIRLNYGHLWSDEAEAAVATLGRLIVQQQGS; this is translated from the coding sequence ATGAAACGCTACGAAGCCCTTGCCGAGACCCTGGCTGCCGATATCCGCAACGGCAGCCTGCCGCCGGGCACGCGCCTGCCGTCGATCCGCAAGACCGTGGCCCAGTATGGCGTCAGCCCCTCGACCGCCTTCCAGGCCTATTACCGGCTGGAAGAGCGCGGGCTGGTGCGGGCGCGCGAGCGCTCCGGCTACTACGTGGCGGGACCGGCGCGGCGCGAGCTGCCCCAGCCGCAGGCGCGGCCGTCGCGCCAGGTGTCGACGCAGGTCGACATCTCCAAGCTGGTCTTCGCCGTGCTGGAAGGCGCGCGAGACCGCGAGCTGGTGCAGTTCGGCTCGGCCTTTCCCTCGCCCGAGCTGTTCCCGTGGGAGCGGCTGGGCAAGTCGCTGGCGCGCGCCGGCCGCGCGCTCGACCCGTGGTACTCGGTCAACGACCTGCCGCCGGGCAATACCGCGCTGCGCCGCCAGATCGCGCTGCGCTACCTGGGCGCGGGCGCGCCGCAGCCGGCCGAGGACCTGATCGTCACCAACGGCGCGCTCGAGGCGCTCAACCTGTGCCTGATGGCGGTGACGCAGCCGGGCGACGTGGTGGCAATCGAATCGCCCGGCTTCTATGCCTCGCTGCAGGCACTGGAGCGGCTGCGGCTCAAGGCCGTTGAGATCCCGGTCGACCCCGCCGAAGGCATCGACCTGGGCGCGCTCGACACCGCACTGTCACGGCACCCGGTCAAGGCGTGCTGGTTCATGACGCAGTTCCAGAATCCGCTCGGCGCCAGCATGTCGGAAGACAAGAAGAAGGCACTGGTGGCCTTGCTGGCGCGCCACCAGGTGCCGCTGATCGAGGACGATGTCTATGGCGAGCTCTACTTCGGCAACCGCTGCCCGCTGCCCGCCAAGGCCTTCGATACGCAGGGCCTGGTGATGCACTGCAGTTCGTTCTCGAAGACGCTGGCGCCGGGCTTCCGCATCGGCTGGGTGGCGCCGGGCCGCTTTGGCGAAGCCATCCAGCGGCTCAAGCTGATGACCACGCTGTCTGCCGGTGTGCCCACGCAGGTGGCGCTGGCCGAATACCTGCAGCACGGCGGCTACGACAAGCACCTGCGCAAGCTGCGCCATGTGCTGGAGATGCAGCAGGGGCGCATGATCGATGCCATCGGCCAGCACTTCCCGGAAGATGTGCGCGTGTCCCGGCCGGAGGGCGGGTATTTCCTGTGGGTCGAGTTTGCGCCCGGCTTCGATGCATTGGCATTGCACCATGCCGCACTGGAGGCAGGCATCGGGCTGGCGCCGGGTCCGATCTTCTCGGCGCGGCAGGGTTACCGCAACTGCATCCGGCTCAACTACGGGCACCTGTGGAGCGATGAGGCCGAGGCTGCGGTAGCCACCCTCGGCCGGCTCATCGTGCAGCAGCAAGGCAGCTAG
- a CDS encoding glycine betaine ABC transporter substrate-binding protein, producing MLAAALAGAMPARAADPLRIGSKRFTESYILGELLTQAAGPPGAAQHQPGLGNTAIVFEALKAGGIDLYPDYTGTLAAEILKLPPGAGLDAIQRALAPMGLGAAIPLGFENTYALAVSDARAGALRRLSDLAAQPQFRLGLSHEFLGRADGWPGLASRYGLPQRPVGLDHGVAYEALAAGQVDAIDIYSTDAKIRKYKLRVLEDDRHYFPRYDAVVVYRLDVPQRFPQAWQALERLAGRVSADDMIAMNAAAEIDGQSFDAIARAFLAGTAGQRATHDGAEPRSRLAAALFGPDTTRLALRHVGLVAGAVGAATLVGVPLGMLAARRRRTGQAVLGVVNVLQTVPSLALLAMLIPLLGRIGVWPAMVALFLYALLPIVRNTATGLEQVPQGMRDAGRALGLRGGQVLRYVELPLALPVLLAGVKTAAIISVGTATIAAFVGAGGFGERIATGLALNDTALLLAGAIPAAVLALVVQAAFETLEWALRRHRDAR from the coding sequence GTGCTGGCTGCCGCACTCGCGGGCGCGATGCCGGCGCGCGCGGCAGATCCGCTGCGTATCGGCTCCAAGCGCTTCACCGAGTCGTACATCCTTGGCGAACTGCTGACCCAGGCCGCGGGGCCGCCCGGCGCCGCGCAGCACCAGCCAGGGCTGGGCAATACCGCGATCGTCTTCGAGGCGCTGAAGGCCGGCGGCATCGACCTCTATCCCGACTACACCGGCACGCTCGCCGCCGAAATCCTCAAACTGCCCCCGGGGGCCGGCCTCGATGCCATCCAGCGGGCACTGGCGCCGATGGGGCTGGGCGCGGCAATTCCGCTTGGTTTCGAGAACACCTACGCGCTGGCCGTGTCCGATGCCCGCGCCGGTGCGCTGCGCCGGCTGAGCGACCTCGCCGCGCAGCCGCAGTTCAGGCTCGGCCTGTCCCACGAGTTCCTGGGGCGCGCCGACGGCTGGCCGGGGCTGGCCAGCCGCTATGGACTGCCGCAACGCCCGGTCGGGCTGGACCATGGCGTCGCCTACGAGGCCTTGGCCGCGGGGCAGGTCGATGCCATCGACATCTATTCCACCGACGCCAAGATCCGCAAGTACAAGCTGCGCGTGCTGGAAGACGACCGGCACTACTTCCCGCGCTACGACGCAGTAGTGGTCTACCGCCTTGACGTACCGCAGCGCTTCCCGCAGGCCTGGCAGGCATTGGAGCGGCTGGCCGGGCGCGTCAGCGCCGACGACATGATCGCCATGAATGCGGCGGCGGAGATCGATGGCCAGTCATTCGATGCAATCGCGCGCGCGTTCCTGGCCGGCACTGCGGGGCAAAGGGCAACGCATGACGGTGCCGAACCGCGCAGCCGGCTGGCTGCCGCGCTGTTCGGGCCCGACACCACGCGCCTGGCGCTGCGCCATGTCGGCCTGGTGGCGGGGGCGGTCGGCGCGGCAACGCTGGTCGGCGTGCCGCTGGGGATGCTGGCGGCGCGGCGGCGGCGCACCGGACAGGCTGTGCTGGGCGTGGTCAACGTGCTGCAGACGGTGCCGTCGCTGGCATTGCTGGCGATGCTGATCCCGCTGCTGGGCCGCATCGGCGTCTGGCCGGCCATGGTGGCGCTGTTTCTCTATGCCTTGCTGCCGATCGTGCGCAATACCGCGACCGGGCTGGAGCAGGTGCCGCAGGGCATGCGCGATGCGGGGCGGGCGCTCGGGCTGCGCGGCGGACAGGTGCTGCGCTATGTAGAGCTGCCGCTGGCCTTGCCGGTGCTGCTGGCCGGGGTCAAGACCGCGGCCATCATCAGCGTCGGCACGGCCACAATCGCGGCCTTTGTCGGCGCCGGTGGTTTCGGCGAGCGCATTGCCACCGGGCTGGCGCTCAACGACACAGCGCTGCTGCTGGCCGGCGCAATCCCGGCGGCCGTGCTGGCACTGGTGGTACAGGCAGCGTTCGAGACCCTGGAGTGGGCGCTGCGCCGCCATCGCGATGCGCGCTAG
- a CDS encoding LysR family transcriptional regulator — translation MEIRQLEAFAAVVTTGSVTAAGRLLGRSQPAITRLIQELEAELGFALFTRSGPRVSPTEQGFLLYDEVEQTLAGMQQIRTRAAALARGDGRPLRIAATPALAAGLLPPALALAFERGLCAPERVAVQSVSPEQVVHAVLTGAADIGLNSLPLEHRGVTVHWIGQSACVAAVRADDALAAQPAIALQDCRGRRIVTMQNPYRLRRRVDRALAGAGVPEAGVIDTNTSISALTLVRAGLGIAVLEPVTARGLPLADIAVRPIDADIPFYFGVITPQARPASTAVLGLVQAVADAAAALLPDLVRRDPAEHGALLQSLYGDASDDADTLTQDAGLPSHD, via the coding sequence ATGGAAATCCGGCAACTGGAAGCCTTCGCCGCAGTCGTCACCACCGGCAGCGTCACCGCCGCCGGGCGCCTGCTCGGCCGCTCGCAGCCGGCCATCACGCGGCTGATCCAGGAGCTGGAGGCCGAGCTGGGCTTTGCCCTGTTCACCCGCAGCGGCCCGCGCGTCAGCCCGACCGAGCAAGGCTTCCTGCTCTATGACGAAGTCGAGCAGACGCTGGCCGGCATGCAGCAGATCCGCACCCGCGCCGCGGCGCTGGCGCGCGGCGATGGCCGGCCCCTGCGCATTGCCGCGACCCCGGCGCTGGCGGCCGGCCTGCTGCCGCCGGCGCTGGCGCTGGCCTTTGAGCGCGGGCTGTGCGCGCCGGAACGCGTCGCGGTGCAGAGTGTGTCGCCCGAACAGGTGGTGCACGCGGTGCTGACCGGCGCCGCCGACATCGGTCTGAACAGCCTGCCGCTGGAACACCGCGGCGTGACCGTGCACTGGATCGGCCAGTCCGCGTGCGTCGCAGCCGTGCGTGCCGACGACGCACTGGCCGCACAGCCTGCGATCGCGCTGCAGGACTGCCGCGGGCGCCGCATCGTGACCATGCAGAACCCGTACCGGCTGCGCCGCCGCGTCGACCGGGCCCTGGCTGGCGCCGGCGTGCCCGAAGCGGGCGTGATCGACACCAACACCTCGATCAGCGCGCTGACCCTGGTGCGCGCCGGGCTGGGCATCGCCGTGCTGGAGCCGGTGACCGCCCGCGGCCTGCCGCTGGCCGATATCGCCGTGCGGCCCATCGATGCCGATATCCCTTTCTACTTCGGCGTGATCACGCCACAGGCCCGCCCGGCCAGCACGGCGGTGCTGGGGCTGGTGCAGGCCGTGGCCGACGCCGCCGCCGCGCTGTTGCCCGACCTGGTGCGGCGCGATCCCGCCGAACACGGCGCGCTGCTGCAATCGCTCTATGGCGATGCCAGCGACGACGCTGACACGCTCACGCAAGATGCCGGACTTCCAAGCCATGACTGA
- a CDS encoding cytochrome c, with product MHFLPQGPGIATARALRKLACLTLAVLLPVGMALAATDTQQIERGRYLARIANCAACHTSEGGKPFAGGLPIRTAVGTVHSTNITPDAGSGIGAYTLAEFDRALRHGVARDGKRLYPAMPYPSYARMRAEDVAALYAYLRAEVAPVTQRNPAPQMRWPFSMRSLLAAWNVLFVDDDPVRTDPARGAAWNRGAYLVQAVAHCGACHTPRGNLFAEKGLDERSRHFLSGASVEGWSATNLTGDQVTGLGAWSRADIAEFLRTGRNGHATSFGPMSTVISTATQYMSAPDLDAVAAYLKSLPGARGEDKPFRHDAATAQQLRQGRFDVPGARQYAVFCMPCHGADGKGFARVFPPLAGNPTVADPDPASLVNLLLDGAVTARVGTAPADYHMPGYGWTLDDQELANVLTFIRGSWGNRAAPVPEAAVAARRKELAAQHPAAAGDASR from the coding sequence ATGCATTTCCTGCCCCAAGGACCTGGTATCGCCACAGCCCGTGCGCTGCGCAAGCTGGCCTGCCTGACGCTGGCGGTGCTGCTGCCCGTGGGCATGGCGCTGGCCGCCACCGACACGCAACAGATCGAACGCGGCCGCTACCTGGCGCGCATCGCCAACTGCGCCGCGTGCCATACCAGCGAAGGCGGCAAGCCGTTTGCCGGCGGGCTGCCGATCCGCACGGCGGTCGGCACGGTTCATTCGACCAATATCACGCCCGATGCCGGCAGCGGCATCGGCGCCTATACGCTGGCCGAGTTCGACCGCGCCTTGCGGCACGGCGTGGCGCGCGATGGCAAGCGGCTCTATCCGGCGATGCCGTATCCCTCGTACGCGCGCATGCGTGCCGAGGACGTGGCGGCGCTGTACGCCTACCTGCGTGCCGAGGTGGCGCCGGTCACGCAGCGCAACCCCGCGCCGCAGATGCGTTGGCCGTTCAGCATGCGCAGCCTGCTGGCCGCGTGGAACGTCCTGTTCGTCGATGACGACCCGGTCCGCACCGACCCCGCGCGCGGCGCAGCCTGGAACCGCGGTGCCTACCTGGTGCAGGCGGTGGCGCACTGTGGCGCCTGCCATACGCCGCGCGGCAACCTGTTCGCCGAGAAGGGGCTGGACGAGCGCAGCCGCCATTTCCTGTCCGGGGCGAGCGTGGAGGGCTGGTCCGCCACCAACCTGACCGGTGACCAGGTCACCGGCCTGGGCGCGTGGTCGCGCGCGGATATCGCCGAGTTCCTGCGCACCGGGCGCAACGGGCACGCGACCTCGTTCGGGCCGATGTCCACGGTGATCTCCACCGCCACCCAGTACATGAGCGCGCCCGACCTCGATGCCGTGGCCGCCTACCTGAAATCCCTGCCCGGCGCGCGCGGCGAGGACAAGCCGTTCCGGCATGATGCCGCCACCGCGCAGCAACTGCGGCAGGGCCGCTTCGATGTGCCCGGTGCGCGCCAGTACGCGGTGTTCTGCATGCCTTGCCACGGCGCCGACGGCAAGGGCTTTGCCCGCGTGTTCCCGCCGCTGGCCGGCAACCCCACCGTGGCCGATCCCGACCCGGCCTCGCTGGTGAACCTGCTGCTCGACGGCGCCGTGACCGCGCGCGTGGGCACCGCACCGGCGGATTACCACATGCCCGGCTATGGCTGGACGCTGGACGACCAGGAACTGGCCAATGTGCTGACCTTTATCCGCGGCAGCTGGGGCAACCGCGCGGCGCCGGTGCCGGAAGCCGCCGTGGCGGCACGGCGCAAAGAGCTGGCCGCGCAGCACCCGGCCGCGGCAGGCGACGCATCCCGATGA
- a CDS encoding DUF2970 domain-containing protein: MNPLRLLRTVLWGFFGLRQGQEHQRDLDTLRPVPLILTGVAVAAGLVVCLVLAANWAVSAA, translated from the coding sequence ATGAACCCGTTGAGGCTGTTGCGGACCGTGCTGTGGGGCTTCTTTGGCCTGCGCCAGGGGCAGGAGCACCAGCGCGACCTGGACACCTTGCGCCCGGTACCGCTGATCCTGACTGGCGTGGCCGTGGCCGCCGGGCTGGTGGTGTGCCTGGTGCTTGCGGCAAACTGGGCGGTATCGGCTGCCTGA